In Osmerus eperlanus chromosome 4, fOsmEpe2.1, whole genome shotgun sequence, the sequence CTGCAGGAGTGGTGGTTGTCTTTCCGCCGCCTGAGCGCTGTAAAACAACAATTTAGCTTTATAGTATCTAACTGACTGACATCGTCATGTGAACAACCTTGTTCTAAATGTTTGTTGCTGCCAGTGCCATGTAAAACCTCAACATACTGGGTACGACTCAACGGCCCCTACTGTGTGTATTCTCAATAAATCGTAGAGCCACGTAGTGCCAGGATTTAGTCCGAGACCGTTACCGTATCGtcacaaataaaatgtattgtatttaCCGCTCCTATATTCAGCGATCCTCCGGCTGCCACCGCAGGATCTGCCATCGTTTCTTGTTCAAATCTGAGTGCTTCTAAAACAATTTTACAAACACATAACCCCACTAATTAAGAGCATGTCAGGCTACTTCAACTTGAAACCAGCAAATGTAGGAACGAAAACAGACAAGCGTCATTTCCTGTTGTCAGACGGAAgtcttctctctttgtcttttttgACGTCGTTTTAGTTGGTAGGTAGAACGGTTTGCTATTGACGCTTGCTGGTTGGAGTGTGTCATTTCAGAGGCACATTGCAAATGGTAGATTGAGTAGGCCTGATTGATCTGCGTTGGTTATATGAGAAATACTATTACATAGGCCTACTATAAAATCAGAGAGGAAATGTGTCACAAGCAGTGTTGGGGGTAACGCGTTACTGTAATCAGATTACAATTGTCTGTAACGCAGTATTACTGTTGATAACTTCAGTAATCGCATTACAGTTACTAATAAAAACATGTCTTGCGTTACTTGCGTTACTTGCATTACTGCGATCTGCATATCGGGAGGAGAAAAAACAGTAGGCTACGTGTGTTTGCTTAACACTCGTCAGTTGACTTAGCCCCAGAGTTCAGGAGGCAGAGCCGCTTAGGACGTCTTttgaggggtggatggaggtaTGCACAGGTAGGTATGGAGGTATCGTATTAGTTGCGCGAAAGGACAAAAACGTAActgtacaatgtacattgtgcCCACGCCAAAAACACCTCTCCACCGCCGCGAACACAACCTCTAAtaacagtgcgtttacactgcagcgacgcgaatcgcctgccatcgctcgccttcccacagttcaccacgcgcgggggcgtatcaaacagattaatgtagaattgtagttctctaaagtcactgttgtagttgtcatggccaagtgtgcagacttgggtttacgtactcgcaacatcgatcaaaatacaacttgtatacaaaatacaaaactgtttaatagacatacacgttgacatgtgtaaaaacgttttattatagtactcaaagtctctgctaatctgtcgatacgaccagggagttccagccgggtagtagtagcccggctggaactccctggaacgtaactttgttcgagagtacaaagtacaaaaaaaacaccaggagcaccgacaacgtcggcaaacctgcgcctggcctcattctttttattaatgtctttgtacaaatacagagacgtatcgtacaggactggatatgcagccacacaggcgattagtttctcctccatcttaaaaactgaaagctataaatgtttaccatggttgctacgttacgagaaacaagaaaacactgccattggccatcgctagcgaaaatcgctcctcatttgcataaagttgagaaaatctcaactcgatcggttcgcgtcgctacccacaatgcaccacgcaagcgattcgcctggctccattgaaaatgaatggaaaacatgttgtcgctcgcatcgcgtcgctgcagtgtactAAACGCACCGTAATCCGTCTAAGCATCTTGGCTGGTGTCGTGGCTGCTTAACTTTTAGGTTGATGTTCACAACTTTTTTGTCAGCTTTGTGgtattaaaaagcataaaagAGAGATCTGTCCTCATTATAATAAGTATGAGTTGATTTGGACATATATATTGTTATTTGGCAAGTGCATCTCAGGTGATGTCACGgagtaatccaaaagtaatgTAACTAGTAGTGTAACTATTTCAGCAGTGAGTAATCTAGTAAAGTAAAGCATTACTTTTTTTTAAGTAACTAGTAATGTGTAATCTATTACTTTTTTTGAGTAACTACCCCAACACTGGTCACAAGTGTGTATTTGTTATATTTAACATATCAACACTACCTCAAATGCTTGAGACTTAACTTGTAACTGCTTCCAATAGTCACACACATTCTATCATTGCAAGTAAAAAAGTAAGGAGTCGTTAGTAGCTGAAAAACAGGttcattttgttttttattttattttaaatttaatTCCTTTCATCATGAAACATCTGCTGCCCAGCAGCCGGCATCACTGTAGCCTGCAGTTAAAGTCCATCCACTTCTCAATTCCTGTCAGCCAATCTGTCCAAGGGGGCCCTAGATTTGACTTATTTATATGATAATCTGTACAGTGCTTCATTTTATTGTATGTCTTCCGTAACTTCTGTTTCCACATTCTATGTGTTTTGTATGCTGTTGTCCTGAAAGCTGTGTTAAGAGTTCCAGCAATGTACAGACGAAGAAGGCATTTCCGTTTCAACAGGCACATGACCTTCTCCTCTTACCAATCATCTGCAGGGTCTTTGCTTTGACCCCAATCTCAGTTTGAAGCACCTCCACAACATCAGGCTTGGAGATGGCTGTTTGTGACTTTAGCATCACCTTCTCTGTGACAAACTCTGTTACTTCCTCATCAGTGGGCTCCTGCTCAGCAAATGGGAGGCAGACGGTCTCCACAAACCCGCCCACCATGCCGATGAAAGCCAGGGTGGTCCCCAGCATGTACATCTTCAGCATGACCCGACTGGGCTTCTGGTTCAACATCTCTTTGGCAAATGGGATGATCTCACTCATTGTGTCCATAGTGATAGTTTTCACTGCATGGAGGGGAAAGCAAAACTTATCAGAAAATTAACGTTTTCTGTTTGAAGACAGATCAAGATGGACAATAATCGTGTGTGTTTAAAATAGTATAATTTGTACTTACATGTATAGGTAGGGACCCGGAATGCTGATCTTTCCTTAGTGTTCTCCTCAATCAAGCATCCACAAGCAAAGACACAATGAGCGGTTCTGGAATTTAAACACAATTTTATCCATGTCAACACCCACTATGTTGTAAATAATGAATATTCATGAAGCAGTGTTATTTTATGGTGGtggttctgtgagtgtgtgcgtgtgtatgtgtgtgtagaggggagggggggatgcgtGGGAGGGCACTTAACTCTGTCTTCCCTCTGCAGTCTGCAATACACTTACTAGGAGCTTTTTCTTGTTAACGAGCATTGGGTACAAGGGTAATATTGTCTTTGGTGCAAAGCCCAGGAAAACATGCCAAGAGATATTAAGAAAGTGCTGTCTTGATACACTTTTTGGGCTAAGAAAACAGACCCAATGCTCTAGACCAGCATGTTCAGTAACAATGTAATGCAGGTGAAACTTACTTTAAATTGAATAGGTCTAGGGAAACAATAAACTACTGTGCTACTAATGTGAAAACACAGAGATGGAAACACAAGAGGCCTGTTCTATTTAGACACACTCCTAGGATCTTTGGTCATCCCATCTTCAAAACTAGGTAAACAGTAACAGATAACATTTAAAGAATTTCCAAAAAACTAAAGTAGTAGCCATAGAAAGGTTAAATTAACAGGAACACTACACATGAAGCTGAACATTGGCCATCAGAAGCAACTGAGTTGAGTGTCCAGTGTCTTGTTGCACATTGATCACCATCAGGAGAGGTTTCTTTACATCCAATCAGAATGCTCCTGTGAGTAAAAACCTGCCTATTTATTGGCTGCACTAATGCCTTTTGTATTTGGT encodes:
- the g0s2 gene encoding G0/G1 switch protein 2, with amino-acid sequence MDTMSEIIPFAKEMLNQKPSRVMLKMYMLGTTLAFIGMVGGFVETVCLPFAEQEPTDEEVTEFVTEKVMLKSQTAISKPDVVEVLQTEIGVKAKTLQMIGKRRRSCAC